Genomic segment of Coffea arabica cultivar ET-39 chromosome 1e, Coffea Arabica ET-39 HiFi, whole genome shotgun sequence:
CTCTTTTCCCCCTATTCTCTCGTACTCccttttttccctctctcttttttgcCTCCTCATCCCTTCCTCTCTCCCCTAACCCCTTCCCTTCCCTCTCTCCCAcctctttttccctctctcccTAAGAGTTGTTATTTTTTATtacaaatgatgaaaaattctTGTCAAAAATTCTTGTCAATCATGTGAAATAATAGATCTCATAAATAAAGGAAGTACTAGGGTAGTAGTGCCTGCGCAAATAATGGATATATTTGGTGCCCGTGATTAAAGATAATTTTAAGATAACTTTTTGTTGGTGATTATGTTGTTATTTTGTGGAACCTTGAAAGTATTTAAGTTGGTAGGAAAGTAAGTGAATGAATATAAGAGTAGGATATCATATTAAACGATAATATTTCATAGCATATGTTTCAATAATAGATTGTCTACAATGGCCATTTAAGTCTCCctttatttatattattattcAATTTGCATTTCACATATTACAGGTGATTTCATtaattatatatctattattggGGTTAAAATGTTAATCAACCCATTGATCAATAAAAATTATAGCATCTATAAAAAAGTCATTTAAGTGTCCATTTCTTTAGattattattcaatttacaTTTCATGGATTACAAATTTCATTAGttatatgtttgtttttggGGTTAAAATTCAAAGCCACATTCATTCTTGTATGGTGCGAGGTTTTGTTTCGcatctttttgatttttttttcattttttagttttttgtaaCAATTTTAGTTTTGTTTATCTGCATAAGCAAGCACTCATTGAAATTGTTTGCTTTGAGGAGTTTTTACAAATTCATCATTGCTTAAAGAAAGCGAACCATTTATATTATCTATACTTAATTAAAAGGTATTTGTGAAACACCATCAATATGAACGATTTAGAACGTATTGATTCTATTAATTCATCAGTGGTTAAACAATTCAAACTCAAATCATAAGTATGTTATGTTTCCTACCAATTCACAACGCTTCACTATCAAATTACTATCAAAATGAATTCCACATATGAATTATTTACTACATGCAATAGAAAACACACCATAACTGAACTAAAATTAAGGTGTTTTTTGACTTATGTTATTCTAGATACCCCCTGGACTTTTTTTTCTTATGATTGTTTCAAACCTATTACATCATAACCATACCATTCAAATTATACAGATCAaccaaatttgtgaaaaaatcataaaattataGTTAAATTACGcaatcaaattttcaaattttgtgatcGAAACAATTACCTGACACTACACACCACCAAAATCATCCacataaaacaataaaattaaggAACAAAACTCACATCAAACTGAACCACCAAGAATAGCTACGCTTGAAAATCATTTTGGAATGCAGAGTATAAAGGCAGCAAAAATAGCCCAATCCCAAAAgtcgaaaggaaaaaaaaatcgaagAATTTGAAGGAGAAGGCATTCGAACAACCATGACTGATGCTGAGGCATTACATCATTAACATACCTACATTTTCTTTAGTTTAATTGAGATGTAAATGGCAAATACAAATGAATATGTTTGCAGGCACTTGAATATTCTCAAGCGGTAAGATTACAACAAtatgttttcatttcaattgCACAATAAATACCACACTTCAAGTAATGTAACactatttaaataattatacgAATACATAAGCTTGTATGACTTGTACCCGATGCAAAAAcgattataaaaatattttcacatTCCAAAAATAAATGTTTTAAATGTACAACATGAGTAGATTTCCATAAACATACCAAAACACATGCTACCATCACTTGTActcaaaactaaaaataaactcCACATCATTTCACATTGCAAAAATACCCCTATctatgcggttgaaattcaaatccCCTCTTTAACcacaactcattcttatatagtataaaaaaacaattcaaaaaagaaaaaacatataGTCATTATCAATACCCTCTTTTGTATTTCGTGTTTATTACTTCAATCTTCCTTAAAGTTTCATATCTAGACAATGGTCCTATTtacttttcttattttgttctatgtttatgaattaatttttttattgggGTAAAAATTCCTTAGTTGTGCTATAACTAAGGAATTATAGCACTTTATTTTTTTCTGTGCttttatgaaaataaaaaaagagattGAGTGCCACTAGAGTATTTTTTTTCTGTgctttggatagagtattatttgaaatattatttgaaataattactgtagcactttttttttgtgatggGATGTATGTGacataaaaaagtaattgaaaatataaaaaggtgaattgaaaaatgtgtttatgatgcaagcgaaatattatttgagatatttgtgctatccaaacactcccattgttttttcaaaatcaaatatcAAGCAATACGCATCAACCTAGTTCGATTTTCTTTAGTTTAGTACAGTAATGTCTTGGCATCAACCAAATAAGAACCTAATATTAATTCATTTAGGTATTATATATGCACGAGATAAATAAGTGCCAATGCGactaaaatacaaaatttgCCTTCGAGCGTATATAAAGGGACTGGTCAACGGTAACAGATTTAAATTTGTCATAACAAAATTTATGTTAGGTCTTGCAATTATTTGTCACATGCttcttcaaaatttattttgaattgaGAATACGTTTCCAGAAAGAGGCTCATAAATGTTTGGTTTGATGATCTTTGGAgtgtcttttgtttttttccttgTCTTTTCCAAAAACATCTTTTAATGATTTAAGACCAAATTCTGAAGAAAGATGTTAAacaaacaaggaaaagaaaagaaccatGCAATAATACATACGAAGGCCTGGGAAAGTTTATGGCGACTTTTAATCTACCGTTTTTACCCTTACAATGGACAACAAAATAGTCCAATCTTATTCAAAAAATGTATCCCTTTTTTTcagttttaaaaaattcaaattatgtTGGAATCTATCCATAACTGTAGGTAATTAACTAATCACGCGGTATGTTTCAATTCTCATCGGATTCCCTAACAAATCACTTTTGACAGTGTACCGTTGAAGAAAAAATCGCAAAACCAAATTATTTGTAAAAGTTATGATAATAAATacatatatttttattaataaaatgtGCACTAATCAATACTTGTTGCTGTAAACAAAGCAACTGATAGAAAAAtcaccttgtttggattgcgatttTTCGCAGAAGATCTTTTACATTTTTggtgaatacatttttcaatcatcttatTATCTTACCTACATTAAATCATTATAgtacatttttctataaaaattccTAAAAATTGATTGACCAATTCAGTAAAAGTAAGATTGACTGATAAAccaaaaaattggtaaaaagtAGGAAGAAGGAAGTAAATAGGCCATaaggggaaagaaaaggaaaaacaaaaagaggaaaaagagaagtgccaaagagggaaaaaaaaaaaaaagaggaaaaagagaatgGGGGAGGAGTGGCAGCAATGTAGTAATTTTCTGAttcagaataaataaataaggtaaaaggaaaaaaaaaaaagaagaaaaggaaaggaaaaattggaaaaggaaaccctaaagcggattttcttgttttttgggggtggtgggggggggggggggtttgggtGTGTGGGTGTTGGGGAGCGGGTGTGCGGGATTGGGTGGCGGGCTTTGGAATGGGGGCACATAAGCCCGAGTAGAGTCCGCATCGCAAAAAATGAAGAGCGGTGCTATTGGTATTGCTAAGCAGCAGCAGTCGTCCCCCTTCTCAGTGGGTTCCCTGGTCGAAGTCACCAGCGACGAAGAGGGCTTCCAGGGTGCCTGGTATCTCGCCACTCTCCTCCGACcgccttcttcttcctcttccccTACTAgatctgcttcttcttcttcctcctctacTTCCTCTGCCAAGAAGCGCAAATCCAAATTCCACCCCAATAGTAAGGCCTACGTACAGTACCACACCCTCGTCGCCGAGGAGGGCTCCAACGTCCCTCTCCGCGAGTCCGTCAATGCCGAATTCCTCCGTCCTTTGCCTCCTCCTGACCCTCCTTCTTCTGAACCCTATTTCGACCTAGGCGACGTCGTCGATGCTTACTACAGGGACGGCTGGTGGACTGGTGTCGTCACCGCTCTTCTTCTTCACCACCAAGACGCCGACCGCCACTACCACCACAAGCAGGCCCAGTCCTCCCCTCTTCTGAGGTTCGTCGTCACCTTTCACAATCCACCCGACGAACTTCACTTTGCTCCTTCCCAATTGAGATTTCACCGCCGATGGGTCAATTGCACCTGGGTCCGACCCGCCAAGCAGGTATatctttctttgaattttttttctacaaATCTTCTCTCCTCATTTCGTCTACTTTCTAGGGTTTTAGTAGCCCCCTTTCCCTCGTCTGCCCCCCCTCTCTGTCTCTTCCCCTTCAAATTGACAAAAGCTTTTGGAGTTTCTGCATCCGCCTTAGCCAACTACTCTGTTCAATTATGTGTCTAATAAAGgtttttttttaccttgtttCTGTTGTTAAATAAACAAATTCTTCCTGGAGTCCTTGGAGGTGGTGTTGGTGTAAGAATCGTAGAATCTTATTCGCTTCCAGATTCTCATGGAAGCGAAGCAGCATGACACACGCAATTAATACAACTATTTTCGGTTACTGATTGAGATAGCCTTTCCTATCTTGATTCAACCTGTAGTTAATCCGTAGTATTTCTTTTTGTGAAATTACCTGCAGCTTATACCTCACCCCTAGTATATACCTAAGCTCCCTAGTCTGGCAAATTGAAGATTAGTCTGCAGTCTTGCTTCTGTCTCGTAgtgtttttctttcaattttttttttaaattctgcCCCATGTTTCCCCGATTCTTATTTTCCTCGCTTCTTCTTGAATTCCCGAAAGAGAGCAGCAGGACTGATGTTTAGTGTGGGAAAAAGGGTTGAAGTGTCCTTTGACCGGGAAGATTGGCGGGATACTTGGTTCCCAGCTACCATCCTCGAAGACATTGGAAATGACTCTTTTTTGGTGGAGTACCACTGTGAAGATGCAGCTCCTCTGAGAGCAACGGTTAACTTCCTCCACATCCGACCTTGTCCTCCACATCTTAAggacaaaaattttgttttgttggaGAAGGTGGACGCCTACTACCATTCTGGCTGGTGGCCTGGTGTAATTACCAAAGCACTTGCTGATTGCAGGTACAACGTCTTTTTTAAGCACACAAAGAGGGACGGGGAATTCAACCACACTGATTTGAGGCCTCACATGGAATGGAAAGATGGAAAATGGTTCACTTCTTCTCAGGTTCGAAATCTTCTCTTGCATGATTCAGAATATGGTTTCTGTGTGGTTAAAGGTGACATGCTATTTGCACTGCTGTCCTTTCTGCGTATTACTCTTGAAGTTCACTGTACTTGTGGTTTATGGCGTGTTTCTTTGATACTCAGTCACCTGCAGGTAGTCCCAATCGATCTTGTCTGATTCAATGATTAAAAAGCTAAGAAGGTTTTATCCTTGATATCTATTTTGTGCATGTCATACTCAGTAAGGAAGCTTCCTGTAGGTGAAAAGATGATTTGGATTATgaattgcaatttttctttCTACATGTGGGACAGTTATTTTACATGGGCAATTAACAAGGAAGGAGAATTTTGGTGCAAGTTAGTTTATGTCactttttgcttcttcttgtgGCCATGCGTGCTGTAACTGTGGATTTGAAAAGATGATTTGAAGGAGGCTTCGGATTATgaattgcaatttttctttCTACATGTGGGACAGTTATTTTACATGGGCAATTAACAAGGAAGGAGAATTTTGGTGCAAGTTAGTTTATGTCACTTTTGCTGCTTCTTGTGGCCATGCGTGCTGTAACTGTGTAACATAATATGAAATTTAAGTTTTGTATCTTATTTTCTTTCCAGGTAAGTTAGGTTGCTATTTTTACAGTAGTAATTAGGGATAAAAAAAAGAGTACAATTTGTATGAAACTAATCGTTTTATGAAGCATATGATTCACTGTGTAAATTTTTTCTCATCTTCATTTCTGTTagcaatttttcattttaagTCCTCTATAATGCCCTGGCATTTAGTAACCATTTTCCATCACTGCTGGGAATGAGCAACATTCTCGTTCTTTTTCCCCACTCTGTTTTTTGGCAACAGGCTACCTTTATTTCAGGTTTTTTCTCTTGGTGCATAAGCTTTGATATCTAGCTTTTGCAGATGAGCTTTATTAGTTTGGCTTTAAAAAGGCAATAAATATGAATGCGGGACTCTTCTGACATCTAGAAGCTGGTTACGGTTTTCCATCTTTAGGAGCTAAACTGTTCTTACTTGTTGCATTTAAACTAAGAATTATGTGCAACTCCTACCCTGTTCACACCAGAATGTCTTGAGAATAATGCCTATCACTACTAGTCTCTTTTATGCTAATAGAAAAGAAAGTGGGCCCTATTAACTTGGATCTTTTAGCCTTTCTCTCTTTTATGCTAATAGGAAAGAAACTAGATAATTACTTGCGTAGCTTATCCAAAATGAACACAAAAAGGTACTTTGCTTATGAAACTGTGATATTAGACTAAGAAAGGTGCTTGTTTTTGTTCTATGTTTGTATTTGGTTTTAGTTTGAGTGAgtgctttttcattttctttcaggACATTTTGCATAAATTAGATTATGAGAAGCCTGAAGGTCATGTGTACAATAATGTTGATAGCACAGAGGTGAGAGTTCCACTTGGAAACTCTGGCTTTAGGGAGAGCAACTCTGAAGAGAAAGCCGCTTCTTCTCTTAACCTAGGGGAGAATCAGGTTGAGCTACCAACTCCTTGCAGTGAGGAAGCTCTAAGAGTTTACTCTCTGCCGGAGGAAAAAACACAGGAGACACCAGTTTGTGGTGGTGAAGAGATTTTAAAAGAAGAAATGCCTGCAGGGATGCCATCTTTAACTGCAAGTCAGCCGTGTACAGAGGCAACAACAGGAACAACAGGTAAAGCAAATTCTTTTGATTTGGCCAGCCCATCCTCTGAATCTATTGGCAACAATCTTGCAAAACAACCTTCGGGTGGAGACCAGTCATCAGAGAATCACACCTGGGGCAAGAGAGTTGTGAGTTACATTTCATTTTGCTGATTCATTGTTTATTTTTTGACTTCATGATACTTTAAATAGCAATAAGAAGGATGATAATTAATTTTTATGCCACTGGGTAGGATTGATGCCATCATTTGCCTATGAATCAGCTAACAACAGTTAAAGATTCATTGAGGATTGTTGTCAGTTAACAGCATTGATTGCTTGTGGATCACTTCAATATTTAATTTTCGTCGTTTTAAATGGAGAATAGCACGGGAGGTGTGATATACAAAGCTTATGACCTAATTTAAGATGTAAACGTCTCATTTTCTGCTAATTGCTGGGATGGGCCATCCCAAAGTTTTAATCTCCTATTGTGCAGATATTCCGTCTAGAACTAGGTGTAGTGAATGATTTTCTGGCTATCTACTGAATTTGGTATGTAATGTCAGTTCTTggaaatgcagcggaaacatgCACAGAACTTCATTGTCGTTAAGGAAGTATAATCTGTCGGCACTATTTTGCCTAGTTTAGTTTGTTATAGAATGCTCAGAAGAAAAAGAATCATGATTTGCATGCGATGTGTGGTGAATGCTATTTTTCATGAGACAAGTTGGAGGGATAGGTCCATTATATTAAGCAGCAAGCTGATGATGTAATCTGGaaaattgatgaattgtttaatgcattttttttaatattttcaattcATTCGTTGCGCCTCGAGTATTTGTAACCAAGACTATTTGTGAACTTGTGCAGAAGAGGAAACGAATAAAGACTTCTGAAGAGGACGACAATCGTACATCAGGTTCTGGGAGAACTAGCAGCAGTTCTAGGAAAGTGCAAGTAAAAAGCCCAACAACTTCAAGTGGAAGTATGAAATTTGATTTCCAATTCCTCTTTATCTGTTGTAtcgcaatttttttttcatgttcaTTCAAGTGCGATTCCGAGTTTTAAGCAGGCAGGGAGGGTGAT
This window contains:
- the LOC113735875 gene encoding DUF724 domain-containing protein 6-like isoform X4 produces the protein MKSGAIGIAKQQQSSPFSVGSLVEVTSDEEGFQGAWYLATLLRPPSSSSSPTRSASSSSSSTSSAKKRKSKFHPNSKAYVQYHTLVAEEGSNVPLRESVNAEFLRPLPPPDPPSSEPYFDLGDVVDAYYRDGWWTGVVTALLLHHQDADRHYHHKQAQSSPLLRFVVTFHNPPDELHFAPSQLRFHRRWVNCTWVRPAKQRAAGLMFSVGKRVEVSFDREDWRDTWFPATILEDIGNDSFLVEYHCEDAAPLRATVNFLHIRPCPPHLKDKNFVLLEKVDAYYHSGWWPGVITKALADCRYNVFFKHTKRDGEFNHTDLRPHMEWKDGKWFTSSQDILHKLDYEKPEGHVYNNVDSTEVRVPLGNSGFRESNSEEKAASSLNLGENQVELPTPCSEEALRVYSLPEEKTQETPVCGGEEILKEEMPAGMPSLTASQPCTEATTGTTGKANSFDLASPSSESIGNNLAKQPSGGDQSSENHTWGKRVKRKRIKTSEEDDNRTSGSGRTSSSSRKVQVKSPTTSSGRVDAAEGVQEECVTTETNLPVVLGLECDKGSNSSTRKACLSGGEELSKLPDNHVGLNDNGLSSIKDSIQLDSEEKIPKRRRGRPRKVATNSSITLASEEPRKEVIIHELLVKDCLISENDSLQDVEVKSAMMDSSVPGQECVINGSGKHIIRSQEKQKNKTGSTAILSALRKLSEEVVEATTKQQERHSSKRGRRRTVNLNSVSQVQDSPNSSGSKVTESSCMTKELENVVEELPANTFEDQPLSKWFQMNSPTTNDASRLSPTRSVEQCAVASNGQLAIVNENHAVDKQEIVTCEVQNLPFVKNTLLWSTLESMQVFQKLPQKPHFQPLEQCKESSREGLAIGFMVTFSSVVERTSRLKFDDPKSTIDDILETLVELESHGFDVGVVRDRVTHLMTMKDEQEKLQDQVEQLHGEIEKHNLEKSKFDEEEEEINNQMKNLQEKLSQVASMKATKDREITSLQSKLEGIRKGITNVQSDFQGLATLV
- the LOC113735875 gene encoding DUF724 domain-containing protein 6-like isoform X1, whose protein sequence is MKSGAIGIAKQQQSSPFSVGSLVEVTSDEEGFQGAWYLATLLRPPSSSSSPTRSASSSSSSTSSAKKRKSKFHPNSKAYVQYHTLVAEEGSNVPLRESVNAEFLRPLPPPDPPSSEPYFDLGDVVDAYYRDGWWTGVVTALLLHHQDADRHYHHKQAQSSPLLRFVVTFHNPPDELHFAPSQLRFHRRWVNCTWVRPAKQRAAGLMFSVGKRVEVSFDREDWRDTWFPATILEDIGNDSFLVEYHCEDAAPLRATVNFLHIRPCPPHLKDKNFVLLEKVDAYYHSGWWPGVITKALADCRYNVFFKHTKRDGEFNHTDLRPHMEWKDGKWFTSSQDILHKLDYEKPEGHVYNNVDSTEVRVPLGNSGFRESNSEEKAASSLNLGENQVELPTPCSEEALRVYSLPEEKTQETPVCGGEEILKEEMPAGMPSLTASQPCTEATTGTTGKANSFDLASPSSESIGNNLAKQPSGGDQSSENHTWGKRVKRKRIKTSEEDDNRTSGSGRTSSSSRKVQVKSPTTSSGSREGDAGVDAAEGVQEECVTTETNLPVVLGLECDKGSNSSTRKACLSGGEELSKLPDNHVGLNDNGLSSIKDSIQLDSEEKIPKRRRGRPRKVATNSSITLASEEPRKEVIIHELLVKDCLISENDSLQDVEVKSAMMDSSVPGQECVINGSGKHIIRSQEKQKNKTGSTAILSALRKLSEEVVEATTKQQERHSSKRGRRRTVNLNSVSQVQALCVENVDSPNSSGSKVTESSCMTKELENVVEELPANTFEDQPLSKWFQMNSPTTNDASRLSPTRSVEQCAVASNGQLAIVNENHAVDKQEIVTCEVQNLPFVKNTLLWSTLESMQVFQKLPQKPHFQPLEQCKESSREGLAIGFMVTFSSVVERTSRLKFDDPKSTIDDILETLVELESHGFDVGVVRDRVTHLMTMKDEQEKLQDQVEQLHGEIEKHNLEKSKFDEEEEEINNQMKNLQEKLSQVASMKATKDREITSLQSKLEGIRKGITNVQSDFQGLATLV
- the LOC113735875 gene encoding DUF724 domain-containing protein 6-like isoform X2; this encodes MKSGAIGIAKQQQSSPFSVGSLVEVTSDEEGFQGAWYLATLLRPPSSSSSPTRSASSSSSSTSSAKKRKSKFHPNSKAYVQYHTLVAEEGSNVPLRESVNAEFLRPLPPPDPPSSEPYFDLGDVVDAYYRDGWWTGVVTALLLHHQDADRHYHHKQAQSSPLLRFVVTFHNPPDELHFAPSQLRFHRRWVNCTWVRPAKQRAAGLMFSVGKRVEVSFDREDWRDTWFPATILEDIGNDSFLVEYHCEDAAPLRATVNFLHIRPCPPHLKDKNFVLLEKVDAYYHSGWWPGVITKALADCRYNVFFKHTKRDGEFNHTDLRPHMEWKDGKWFTSSQDILHKLDYEKPEGHVYNNVDSTEVRVPLGNSGFRESNSEEKAASSLNLGENQVELPTPCSEEALRVYSLPEEKTQETPVCGGEEILKEEMPAGMPSLTASQPCTEATTGTTGKANSFDLASPSSESIGNNLAKQPSGGDQSSENHTWGKRVKRKRIKTSEEDDNRTSGSGRTSSSSRKVQVKSPTTSSGRVDAAEGVQEECVTTETNLPVVLGLECDKGSNSSTRKACLSGGEELSKLPDNHVGLNDNGLSSIKDSIQLDSEEKIPKRRRGRPRKVATNSSITLASEEPRKEVIIHELLVKDCLISENDSLQDVEVKSAMMDSSVPGQECVINGSGKHIIRSQEKQKNKTGSTAILSALRKLSEEVVEATTKQQERHSSKRGRRRTVNLNSVSQVQALCVENVDSPNSSGSKVTESSCMTKELENVVEELPANTFEDQPLSKWFQMNSPTTNDASRLSPTRSVEQCAVASNGQLAIVNENHAVDKQEIVTCEVQNLPFVKNTLLWSTLESMQVFQKLPQKPHFQPLEQCKESSREGLAIGFMVTFSSVVERTSRLKFDDPKSTIDDILETLVELESHGFDVGVVRDRVTHLMTMKDEQEKLQDQVEQLHGEIEKHNLEKSKFDEEEEEINNQMKNLQEKLSQVASMKATKDREITSLQSKLEGIRKGITNVQSDFQGLATLV
- the LOC113735875 gene encoding DUF724 domain-containing protein 6-like isoform X3, which gives rise to MKSGAIGIAKQQQSSPFSVGSLVEVTSDEEGFQGAWYLATLLRPPSSSSSPTRSASSSSSSTSSAKKRKSKFHPNSKAYVQYHTLVAEEGSNVPLRESVNAEFLRPLPPPDPPSSEPYFDLGDVVDAYYRDGWWTGVVTALLLHHQDADRHYHHKQAQSSPLLRFVVTFHNPPDELHFAPSQLRFHRRWVNCTWVRPAKQRAAGLMFSVGKRVEVSFDREDWRDTWFPATILEDIGNDSFLVEYHCEDAAPLRATVNFLHIRPCPPHLKDKNFVLLEKVDAYYHSGWWPGVITKALADCRYNVFFKHTKRDGEFNHTDLRPHMEWKDGKWFTSSQDILHKLDYEKPEGHVYNNVDSTEVRVPLGNSGFRESNSEEKAASSLNLGENQVELPTPCSEEALRVYSLPEEKTQETPVCGGEEILKEEMPAGMPSLTASQPCTEATTGTTGKANSFDLASPSSESIGNNLAKQPSGGDQSSENHTWGKRVKRKRIKTSEEDDNRTSGSGRTSSSSRKVQVKSPTTSSGSREGDAGVDAAEGVQEECVTTETNLPVVLGLECDKGSNSSTRKACLSGGEELSKLPDNHVGLNDNGLSSIKDSIQLDSEEKIPKRRRGRPRKVATNSSITLASEEPRKEVIIHELLVKDCLISENDSLQDVEVKSAMMDSSVPGQECVINGSGKHIIRSQEKQKNKTGSTAILSALRKLSEEVVEATTKQQERHSSKRGRRRTVNLNSVSQVQDSPNSSGSKVTESSCMTKELENVVEELPANTFEDQPLSKWFQMNSPTTNDASRLSPTRSVEQCAVASNGQLAIVNENHAVDKQEIVTCEVQNLPFVKNTLLWSTLESMQVFQKLPQKPHFQPLEQCKESSREGLAIGFMVTFSSVVERTSRLKFDDPKSTIDDILETLVELESHGFDVGVVRDRVTHLMTMKDEQEKLQDQVEQLHGEIEKHNLEKSKFDEEEEEINNQMKNLQEKLSQVASMKATKDREITSLQSKLEGIRKGITNVQSDFQGLATLV